One window of the Pseudomonas sp. S04 genome contains the following:
- a CDS encoding DUF1254 domain-containing protein: MAAALVVVGSTLFAGCASKNDPITQADKADVAKGVPAPSLEQTKAIAEEGFIYGLPLVMNYAVMHEYAVDKGGPQYKAPFNQIKNEPRVFTYQDTAIITPNSDTPYSFVWLDLRAEPMVISVPAVDKRRYYSVQMIDGNTYNYGYIGSRATGNEAGDYMVVGPDWKGAPPPGIKKVFTSTTPFAVSAIRTQLYNAKDMPNVEKVQAGYKVQPLSAFLHQPAPPTAPKIDFVPATTEGIKANFFEYLSAAMEYVPPSVDDQEIRAKLASIGVGPGRTFEFKDLSLEHKAVVLLGMKAGDEKVDKFLASGTKIINGWNVGAYFGDQAFYKADWLKRAGAAKGGLYGNDAVEAMYPNTRTDGTGQTLDTSKRKYTLTFPAGKLPPVNAFWSVTMYDGKSQLLVKNPLNRYLINSPMLSAMKKNTDGSLTLYIQKDSPGKAKEANWLPAPDDTVFLVMRLYWPKTAPPSILPAGKGSWQPPALVVSK, translated from the coding sequence ATGGCTGCGGCACTCGTCGTCGTGGGTTCAACGTTATTTGCGGGGTGTGCGAGCAAGAACGATCCGATCACGCAGGCAGACAAGGCCGATGTGGCCAAGGGCGTACCCGCACCCAGTCTCGAGCAGACTAAGGCGATCGCCGAGGAAGGCTTTATCTACGGCTTGCCGCTGGTGATGAACTACGCCGTGATGCACGAATATGCTGTGGACAAGGGCGGCCCGCAATACAAGGCGCCGTTCAACCAGATCAAGAACGAGCCTCGCGTCTTCACCTACCAAGACACGGCCATCATCACTCCGAACAGCGACACCCCGTACTCGTTTGTCTGGCTGGACCTGCGCGCGGAGCCGATGGTTATCTCGGTGCCGGCAGTGGACAAGCGGCGTTACTACTCGGTGCAGATGATCGACGGCAACACTTACAACTACGGTTACATCGGCAGCCGTGCCACTGGCAACGAAGCGGGCGACTACATGGTGGTCGGTCCCGATTGGAAAGGCGCGCCCCCTCCCGGCATCAAAAAAGTCTTCACCTCGACCACTCCCTTTGCCGTGAGCGCCATTCGGACTCAGCTCTACAATGCCAAGGACATGCCGAATGTCGAGAAGGTGCAAGCGGGCTACAAGGTCCAGCCGCTCTCCGCCTTCCTCCATCAACCCGCGCCACCCACTGCGCCGAAGATTGATTTCGTACCGGCTACGACGGAAGGCATCAAGGCCAACTTCTTCGAGTACCTGTCGGCCGCGATGGAGTATGTGCCGCCATCGGTTGACGACCAGGAAATCCGGGCCAAGCTGGCGAGCATTGGTGTGGGACCAGGTCGCACCTTCGAATTCAAGGACCTCTCGCTCGAGCACAAGGCTGTGGTCCTGCTCGGGATGAAGGCCGGTGACGAGAAGGTCGACAAGTTCCTCGCGAGCGGCACGAAGATAATCAACGGCTGGAACGTAGGCGCGTACTTCGGCGACCAAGCGTTCTACAAGGCCGACTGGCTGAAGCGTGCTGGTGCCGCGAAAGGCGGCCTCTACGGCAACGACGCCGTCGAGGCGATGTATCCCAACACGCGCACCGACGGCACCGGCCAGACGCTGGATACTAGCAAGCGCAAGTACACGCTGACTTTCCCGGCCGGCAAACTGCCGCCAGTCAATGCCTTCTGGTCAGTGACCATGTACGACGGCAAGAGCCAACTGCTGGTCAAGAATCCGCTCAACCGTTACCTGATCAATTCGCCGATGCTGTCGGCGATGAAGAAAAACACGGATGGCTCACTGACGCTGTACATCCAGAAAGACTCCCCTGGCAAGGCTAAGGAGGCAAACTGGTTGCCCGCGCCTGACGACACCGTCTTTCTGGTAATGCGCCTCTATTGGCCGAAGACCGCACCCCCTTCGATTCTTCCCGCTGGCAAAGGCAGCTGGCAGCCTCCGGCGCTGGTGGTATCGAAGTAG